In Arachis hypogaea cultivar Tifrunner chromosome 17, arahy.Tifrunner.gnm2.J5K5, whole genome shotgun sequence, a single window of DNA contains:
- the LOC140180833 gene encoding uncharacterized protein encodes MAEEKKAIVRDLGFGGLMHVPPLRVDHQLLRELANNFKLGENRLKTGYGSFQITPKTIGDALGINATGNLFPEKVEYKQLYKQLSDDDKIIYRRFQGKTLKSLTDEMMEIGVGSEEERLMFKRIFILYIQMAFLLPTTINKISPVHLAPIFKMDGISERNWGAHVLTFLIKGITDYQDKKKKAIDGCLFALMIIYFHLSENKGKKRAERPPKPWIANWTKEKLVERMTAEKEEILGIVKMAETRAREKMKEKEKKKKNKK; translated from the exons atgGCTGAGGAGAAGAAGGCAATTGTCAGGGATCTCGGATTTGGTGGGTTGATGCACGTCCCACCTctaagggtggatcaccaactcttaagggaactggcaaacaacttcaaacttggggagaacagactgaagacaggatatggttctttccaaataacACCAAAGACAATAGGTGATGCacttggcatcaatgcaacag gaaatctgtttcctgagaaagttgagtataagCAACTTTATAAGCaactttctgatgatgacaaaataatttatagaagattccagggtaagaccctcaaaagtcttaccgatgaaatgatggaaatcggcgttggcagcgaagaggaacgcctgatgttcaagaggatattcatcctctacatacagatggcgttccttttgccaacgacgataaacaaaatatcgcccgtgcacctcgccccaatttttaagatggacggcataTCGGAGAGAAACTGGGGGGCGCATGTTTTGACCTTCTTGATCAAAGGCATCACAGACTACCAGgataagaagaagaaggcaattgatggctgcctctttgccctcatgataatatactttcatctttctgaaaacaaaggcaagaagagggccgaaagaccaccaaagccttggattgccaactggactaaggagaagttggtggaaagaatgactgcagaaaaagaagaaattttg gggattgtgaagatggcggagacaagagcaagagaaaaaatgaaagaaaaagaaaaaaagaaaaaaaacaagaaataa
- the LOC112766055 gene encoding uncharacterized protein: MLSPSDSNMMVVREQTPSEALAIVPIQVFVPASQTTTETDFEPTPMLQIEGNTETTPETPKQLQETTPTVPPAPTKVHPDAEDAAALLMMARTASYVPKTDPGVPSFSLGLTDSSQEGASTQETEREKSPEAANLIEQLDSLVQRIASSATKGKNTSPQIQRETGGESSAKFETPRGLYQITDDMKQKCYIWGTRLKEDADGNTNEYEEMCTLIGQGEYILMRMHLASLQVKSDIESQIVSAICLILNNKNEKRFQEQIYCLPPDIVCMALSDHPNGEFVSPKTKKEFRVEAYPSFIPFIDRKKLTSHPYIFAPVCYAGHWWLWLINTRKRKCQILDPLHKIAPTDERKTINKFTL, encoded by the exons at gttgagtccgtctgattcgaatatgatggttgtgagggaacagacaccgtccgaagcgcttgcaat agtcccgattcaggtttttgtgccggcatcccaaacaaccacagagacagattttgaaccaacccctatgctacagattgaagggaatacagaaac cactcctgaaacccccaaacaacttcaagagACTACACCCACGGttcccccagctccaactaaagt tcatccagacgcagaagacgctgctgccctgttgatgatggcacggacagcttCCTATGTTCCGAAAACAGATCCAGGGGTGCCATCCTTCAGCCTTggattgactgattcaagccaggagggggcgtcaacgcaggagacagaaagggaaAAATCTCCAGAAGCTGCGAATTTGATAGAACAATTGGACAGTTTGGTCCAAAGAATAGCAAGCAGCGCGACGAAGGGAAAAAACACaagtccacaaattcagagggagactgggggagaaagttctgcaaagtttgaaactcctcGGGGATTATATCAGATtacggatgatatgaaacaaaagtgctacatctgggggacgagactgaaggaagatgcagatggcaatactaacgagtatgaggagatgtgcactctgattggccaaggagaatacattttgatgagaatGCACCTTGCTTCCCTCCAGGtaaaaagtgatatagaatctcag attgtatctgccatctgcctcatcctcaacaacaaaaatgaaaagagatttcaagaacaaatatactgtctcccccccgatattgtg TGCATGGCGCTTTCGGATCACCCAAACGGGGAATTCGTATCACCAAAAACGAAAaaggaattcagggtggaagcctacccgagtttcattcccttcatagatagaaaaaaattgacttcgcacccatat atttttgcccCTGTCTGCTACGCCgggcattggtggttatggctgataaatacaagaaagcggaaatgtcaaatacttgacccgctacacaaaatAGCTCCCACTGATGAGAGAAAGAccattaataaattcact ctatga
- the LOC112765829 gene encoding tRNA-specific adenosine deaminase TAD2-like, with protein sequence MEAVDVLLEQWQKNGLSMSEVAEKFSNCTLYVTCEPCIMCASALSILGIKEVFYGCSNDKFGGCGSILSLHQSSTDSPNNEVPLGKGFKCTGGIMASEAVLLLRTFYEQGNPNAPKPHRPVAVASYKNELELVHQ encoded by the exons ATGGAAGCAGTGGACGTGCTTTTAGAGCAGTGGCAGAAAAATGGATTATCAATGTCTGAGGTTGCTGAAAAGTTCTCAAACTGCACCCTTTATGTTACCTGTGAACCATGCATAATGTGTGCTTCTGCTTTGTCCATTTTAG GTATAAAGGAAGTGTTTTATGGGTGCTCAAATGATAAATTTGGAGGTTGTGGATCAATATTGTCATTGCATCAAAGTAGCACTGACTCACCCAACAA TGAAGTTCCACTGGGAAAAGGGTTTAAATGTACTGGAGGTATAATGGCATCAGAAGCGGTGCTTCTCCTGCGAACATTCTATGAACAGGGAAATCCAAATG CTCCGAAGCCCCATAGGCCTGTAGCAGTAGCTTCTTACAAGAATGAACTTGAACTTGTACATCAATAG